The following coding sequences are from one Verrucosispora sp. WMMD573 window:
- a CDS encoding TetR/AcrR family transcriptional regulator produces the protein MAGTRDAQIFEAALRLFAERGYRATTMADIGDAVGIRGPSLYKHVGSKQEILAGIMTATMNRLLANHHAAVADCADVTERLRRATESHVRFHVRHRLEAFVGTREISSLDERNRQGVVDQRARYERAFRDLIEEGRGSGHFRVSSAKLASYSILDLGMGTSVWYREGGGLTEDQVVYQYGEFALRLVGVRTADDAATAHLMR, from the coding sequence ATGGCGGGCACGCGGGACGCGCAGATCTTCGAGGCCGCCCTTCGCCTGTTCGCCGAGCGCGGTTACCGCGCCACCACGATGGCCGACATCGGCGACGCCGTCGGCATCCGGGGCCCCAGCCTGTACAAGCACGTCGGTTCCAAGCAGGAGATCCTGGCTGGAATCATGACCGCGACGATGAATCGGCTCCTGGCCAACCATCACGCCGCGGTAGCCGACTGTGCGGACGTGACCGAGCGGCTGCGTCGCGCCACCGAGTCCCACGTCCGCTTCCACGTCCGGCACCGGCTGGAGGCGTTCGTCGGGACCCGCGAGATCTCCAGCCTCGACGAGCGCAACCGCCAAGGCGTGGTTGATCAGCGGGCCCGGTACGAGCGCGCATTCCGCGACCTCATCGAGGAGGGCCGCGGTTCAGGTCACTTCAGGGTGTCGTCGGCGAAGCTCGCCTCCTACTCGATCCTGGACCTCGGCATGGGCACCTCCGTGTGGTACCGCGAGGGTGGGGGTCTGACCGAGGACCAGGTCGTCTACCAGTACGGCGAGTTCGCGCTGCGGCTGGTCGGCGTGCGGACAGCCGACGATGCCGCGACCGCACACCTGATGCGATGA
- a CDS encoding TetR/AcrR family transcriptional regulator — MKRSDSRTPPGTRAASANRLARRRMTAEERRREILHTAANLFDDRGYASTTMDDIAEVVGVAKATLYHYFQSKDEILHWIHDELIELLVSRHQRRLGAGLGPDQLLLEVMADILELMETHRGHVRVFFEHFRELPASAQDNIREKRQRYDDMVLQVFTDGISSGVFRDVDVRLASFAAYGMCNWAYQWYEPRGALRSREVAYQFWSYLVRGLAPDQKIPDPANRRTHVSNPPAVARLDGDAVPNPA; from the coding sequence GTGAAGAGATCGGACAGCCGTACGCCCCCGGGCACCAGGGCGGCGTCGGCCAATCGACTGGCGCGGCGCCGCATGACCGCCGAGGAGCGCCGGCGCGAAATCCTGCACACCGCTGCCAACCTGTTCGACGACCGCGGTTATGCCAGCACGACCATGGACGACATCGCGGAGGTCGTCGGCGTGGCGAAGGCGACGCTCTACCACTACTTCCAGAGCAAGGACGAAATCCTGCACTGGATCCACGACGAGCTGATCGAGCTGTTGGTCTCCCGTCATCAGCGGCGACTCGGCGCCGGGCTCGGGCCCGACCAACTTCTCCTGGAGGTCATGGCCGACATCCTCGAACTGATGGAGACACACCGCGGACACGTGCGGGTGTTCTTCGAACACTTCCGTGAGTTGCCGGCATCAGCTCAGGACAACATCCGGGAGAAGCGCCAGCGTTATGACGACATGGTGCTCCAGGTGTTCACCGACGGGATCAGCAGCGGGGTGTTCCGCGACGTCGACGTCCGCCTCGCCTCCTTCGCCGCCTACGGCATGTGCAACTGGGCCTACCAGTGGTACGAGCCTCGTGGTGCGCTCCGGTCGCGCGAGGTCGCGTACCAGTTCTGGAGTTACCTGGTTCGCGGCCTGGCGCCGGACCAGAAAATTCCGGATCCCGCCAACCGCCGGACGCACGTATCGAATCCGCCGGCCGTCGCCCGCCTCGACGGTGATGCCGTGCCGAATCCGGCATGA
- a CDS encoding thiamine pyrophosphate-dependent dehydrogenase E1 component subunit alpha: MVTRDVRRRLYREILRVALWEGRLLRFIEEGRTSGFYHAGRGQEATAVGATAVLRQDDYLLYDHRGMGHAITKGVPIDRLFGDFLGTTQGTTGGLGAGIVHIAWPEVGVLGQSGTLGGSFPIAAGAGLSIRHRNTDQVVLCFFGDGAANRGTFHEAANAAALWKLPVIWLCENNGYAVSVPAAEALSVPQVADRAAAYGMPGEVVDGMDPDAVYTAVAAAVDRARAGAGPTLIEAMTYRFRGHYEGDPTNYRTAEELAAWQARDPLTTYPERMLQAGDATGEWLQATHDEVAAEIEEAATVALRGEKPGPSRILQHVYA, from the coding sequence ATGGTCACGCGTGATGTGCGTCGCCGCCTGTACCGGGAGATACTGCGCGTCGCCCTCTGGGAGGGCCGGCTGTTGCGGTTCATCGAGGAGGGCCGTACCTCCGGCTTCTACCACGCCGGTCGCGGTCAGGAGGCGACCGCGGTCGGTGCGACCGCGGTCCTCCGCCAGGACGACTACCTGCTCTACGACCACCGCGGCATGGGGCATGCCATCACCAAAGGGGTACCGATCGACCGCCTCTTCGGCGACTTCCTCGGTACCACGCAGGGCACCACAGGCGGTCTGGGCGCAGGAATCGTGCACATCGCCTGGCCCGAGGTGGGAGTGCTCGGCCAGAGCGGCACCCTTGGCGGCTCCTTTCCCATCGCCGCCGGCGCCGGCCTCAGTATCCGACACCGGAACACCGACCAGGTCGTCCTCTGCTTCTTCGGTGACGGGGCCGCCAACCGGGGCACCTTCCACGAGGCCGCCAACGCGGCGGCGCTGTGGAAACTGCCGGTGATCTGGCTGTGCGAGAACAACGGCTACGCCGTCTCCGTTCCGGCCGCCGAGGCGCTCAGCGTGCCGCAGGTCGCCGACCGTGCCGCCGCCTACGGCATGCCAGGTGAGGTCGTCGACGGCATGGACCCCGACGCGGTCTACACCGCCGTCGCCGCCGCGGTCGACCGGGCCCGGGCCGGTGCCGGCCCGACCCTCATCGAGGCGATGACCTACCGCTTCCGTGGTCACTACGAGGGGGATCCGACGAACTACCGCACGGCGGAGGAACTCGCCGCCTGGCAGGCGCGCGACCCGCTGACGACGTACCCCGAACGGATGCTCCAGGCCGGTGATGCGACCGGGGAGTGGCTGCAGGCCACGCACGACGAGGTTGCGGCCGAGATCGAGGAAGCCGCCACGGTCGCGCTCCGCGGCGAGAAGCCCGGCCCCTCCCGCATCCTCCAGCACGTGTACGCCTGA
- a CDS encoding alpha-ketoacid dehydrogenase subunit beta produces MPIMSYAKAIRRAIDEELERDDTVFVMGQDVGAFGGVFGVTKGLQAKYGKHRVFDTPISENFLVGGGVGAALTGTRPVVELQYADFIEVAMDEVYNKAAKWRYMHGGLFTVPLVIRAPEGAANGAGPEHSQCPEGLLLSAAGLHVVTPATPADALGLLKSAIRSDNPVVFLEHKGLYGLKGEVPDGEHLVPIGVANTVRPGRDVTVVAWTSMVHRATAAAEQLAAEGVEVEVIDPRGVRPLDTETILASVRRTGRLVVGSEAPAAGGAANEVAALVAEAAIEYLAAPVTRVCGKDIPLPQSAELEQLAIPTTDDFVAACRRAMG; encoded by the coding sequence ATGCCGATCATGAGCTACGCGAAGGCCATCCGCCGGGCCATCGACGAGGAACTGGAGCGCGACGACACGGTCTTCGTGATGGGCCAGGATGTCGGTGCCTTCGGCGGCGTCTTCGGCGTCACCAAGGGGCTACAGGCCAAGTACGGCAAGCACCGGGTCTTCGACACGCCCATCTCGGAGAACTTTCTCGTCGGTGGTGGCGTCGGAGCGGCACTCACCGGCACCCGGCCGGTCGTCGAACTTCAGTACGCGGACTTCATCGAGGTCGCGATGGACGAGGTGTACAACAAGGCGGCCAAGTGGCGGTACATGCACGGCGGCCTGTTCACCGTGCCGCTTGTCATCCGGGCACCGGAAGGCGCGGCCAACGGCGCCGGGCCCGAGCATTCCCAGTGCCCGGAAGGTCTGCTGCTGTCCGCCGCCGGCCTGCACGTGGTGACGCCGGCGACCCCGGCCGACGCCCTTGGCCTGTTGAAGAGCGCGATCCGATCCGACAACCCCGTCGTCTTCCTCGAACACAAGGGGCTGTACGGCCTGAAGGGCGAGGTGCCGGACGGCGAGCACCTGGTGCCGATCGGGGTGGCCAACACCGTACGCCCGGGCCGCGACGTCACGGTCGTGGCGTGGACCTCCATGGTGCACCGGGCGACGGCCGCCGCCGAGCAGTTGGCGGCAGAGGGCGTGGAGGTGGAAGTGATCGATCCGCGGGGTGTTCGCCCGCTGGACACCGAGACGATCCTGGCCTCGGTCCGCCGTACCGGACGGCTGGTCGTCGGTAGCGAGGCACCCGCGGCCGGGGGAGCCGCCAACGAGGTTGCCGCCTTGGTGGCCGAGGCCGCGATCGAGTACCTGGCGGCACCGGTGACCAGGGTCTGCGGCAAGGACATTCCGCTGCCGCAGAGCGCGGAGCTGGAGCAGTTGGCCATACCGACCACCGACGACTTCGTGGCGGCCTGCCGTCGCGCCATGGGCTGA
- a CDS encoding dihydrolipoamide acetyltransferase family protein — protein sequence MHKLFLPRLGQTMEEGLLVAWLVEPGQSFEAGDDLYEVETEKVTASVQASLPGRMLRILVEPNSTVPVGALIAVAADPADPDTVAEAAVDDLIAGRASAPVTGEPGLAGSPSAPVDAPQTSLPRTGPVRAMPRTRTLARRLEVDLSDVPGTGPDGLVTERDVESHAPASVAAQPSASPVPAPSPVPAPPPVPASPVPAPSPAAAPPRSTSVPARPGAPRIRQRMPLAPIARRMASVVTRSWTEIPQFSQGVQVDATALRRRRDGLRERTGLPIGFNDLILDALVRSVGEVPEANASFEGDDVVMWGDVNVSIAVDTPSGLQVPVLRSAQEYTISGRARRLRELVQRARAGDLGLADVNDGTITLSNLGMYGVDHGTPLVTLPQACIVFAGAVRDVVTAVDGAIAVRPSLTVTSAFDHRVLDGATAARFTGVLRRNLESETDP from the coding sequence ATGCACAAGCTGTTCCTGCCCCGGCTGGGGCAGACCATGGAAGAGGGGCTGCTCGTCGCGTGGCTGGTCGAGCCGGGGCAGAGCTTCGAGGCGGGCGACGACCTTTACGAGGTGGAGACCGAGAAGGTCACGGCCAGCGTGCAGGCGAGCCTGCCGGGTCGAATGCTGCGGATACTCGTGGAACCGAACAGCACGGTGCCGGTCGGCGCGTTGATCGCCGTGGCGGCCGACCCCGCCGATCCGGACACCGTGGCCGAAGCCGCTGTCGACGATCTCATCGCGGGGCGGGCGTCGGCACCGGTCACCGGTGAGCCCGGTCTGGCCGGCTCGCCGTCGGCGCCGGTCGATGCCCCGCAGACAAGCCTCCCGCGTACCGGACCGGTCCGGGCGATGCCACGCACGCGGACTCTGGCCCGTCGTCTGGAGGTGGACCTGAGCGACGTCCCGGGCACGGGCCCGGACGGTCTGGTCACCGAGCGGGATGTGGAGTCGCACGCCCCGGCATCCGTCGCGGCGCAGCCGTCTGCGTCGCCTGTCCCTGCCCCGTCGCCGGTCCCTGCTCCGCCGCCTGTCCCTGCGTCGCCTGTCCCTGCGCCGTCGCCTGCCGCTGCGCCGCCCCGATCCACGAGCGTCCCTGCCCGCCCGGGTGCACCGCGCATCCGCCAGCGGATGCCGCTGGCTCCGATCGCCCGACGGATGGCGTCCGTGGTGACGCGTAGTTGGACGGAGATTCCCCAGTTCAGCCAGGGTGTCCAGGTCGACGCGACCGCCCTGCGCCGCCGCCGCGACGGGTTGCGCGAGCGTACGGGACTGCCGATCGGGTTCAACGACCTGATCCTCGATGCCCTGGTGCGCAGCGTGGGGGAGGTGCCGGAGGCGAACGCGAGTTTCGAGGGGGACGACGTCGTCATGTGGGGCGACGTGAACGTCTCCATCGCCGTGGACACGCCCTCGGGACTGCAGGTTCCGGTCCTGCGGTCGGCCCAGGAATACACGATCAGTGGTCGTGCGAGGCGGCTGCGTGAACTGGTGCAGCGGGCCCGGGCTGGTGATCTCGGCCTGGCGGACGTCAACGACGGCACGATCACCCTGTCGAACCTCGGCATGTACGGCGTCGACCACGGCACTCCGCTGGTCACGCTGCCGCAGGCATGCATCGTCTTCGCCGGTGCCGTTCGTGACGTGGTCACCGCGGTGGACGGTGCCATCGCGGTACGGCCGTCGCTCACCGTCACCTCGGCGTTCGACCATCGGGTACTCGACGGCGCTACCGCCGCGCGGTTCACCGGCGTCCTGCGTCGCAATCTGGAGTCCGAGACTGATCCCTAA
- a CDS encoding nuclear transport factor 2 family protein, whose amino-acid sequence MADLKALATAQCDAWNAHDLEGYLSYFSDDAVYTCPGRVIRGKDAIRSYMLTLTEAFPDENLTYKPFVAEGDTVVMRFEARATHSGVFRVSPRRQLAPSGRSYLLDVVSIATFDGDKIVKLEDFFDLYDFAFKQMQFPLPTSAAAR is encoded by the coding sequence ATGGCAGACCTCAAGGCCCTGGCCACCGCACAGTGTGACGCCTGGAACGCACACGACCTGGAAGGCTACCTCTCCTACTTCAGCGACGACGCCGTCTACACCTGCCCCGGCCGCGTGATCAGGGGCAAGGACGCCATCCGTTCGTACATGCTCACCCTGACCGAGGCATTCCCCGACGAGAACCTCACGTACAAGCCGTTCGTGGCCGAGGGCGACACCGTTGTCATGCGGTTCGAGGCGCGGGCGACGCACTCGGGGGTCTTCCGGGTCAGCCCACGCCGCCAGCTCGCCCCGAGTGGCCGCAGCTACCTCCTCGATGTCGTCAGCATCGCCACCTTCGACGGCGACAAGATCGTCAAGCTTGAGGACTTCTTCGACCTGTACGACTTCGCGTTCAAGCAGATGCAGTTCCCCCTCCCGACCTCCGCCGCCGCACGTTGA
- a CDS encoding ABC transporter substrate-binding protein, which yields MTRFTEHRRYRRGSVRIRLAGAATLAAALLLSACSGSAVSGGNGDSGSAYPDPGITDTEIKIGVTYPFSGPVSAYGDQYKGAEAYVRYVNEVQGGIQSADGKTRKLVVEARDDQYDPGKSLEQVRRLVESDNVFAINGVVGTPPNSAIVEYLNNAEVPHLFAATGATKWGAQPDVWPWTVGFQPAYSLESTALVQHLEQADPDATVAILYQNDDYGKDFLAGFEWAVEQSDSNIKIVAKESYETADASVDSQMARLAASNATVANLITTPKFAAQALVNLAQSSWDPQTTLLPSPSASISATIEPAGFDKAQGVITALYFKDPADPQWEADEGMREYKDILTNYGSVQNLSENMPVHGFMHFYALVEALKLMEEPTRQGLMDAALSMSNIQHPMLIPGSSINTTPDHRFPVESLQLMRFEGEKWVSLGGPLNLQGRTPKLTVEQLSGQ from the coding sequence ATGACCCGCTTCACGGAACACCGCCGCTACCGGCGTGGATCGGTCCGGATCAGGCTGGCCGGCGCGGCCACTCTCGCAGCCGCCTTGTTGCTCAGCGCCTGCTCCGGTTCGGCGGTAAGCGGCGGTAACGGCGACTCGGGGTCGGCCTACCCCGATCCCGGTATCACCGACACCGAAATCAAGATCGGCGTCACCTACCCGTTTTCCGGCCCCGTCTCCGCCTACGGTGATCAGTACAAGGGCGCGGAGGCGTACGTCAGGTACGTCAACGAGGTCCAGGGCGGTATCCAGAGCGCCGACGGCAAGACCCGCAAATTGGTTGTCGAGGCACGCGACGATCAGTACGACCCCGGCAAGTCACTTGAGCAGGTCCGCAGACTCGTGGAGTCGGACAACGTCTTTGCGATCAATGGTGTGGTGGGCACGCCGCCGAACTCGGCGATCGTGGAGTACCTGAACAACGCCGAGGTGCCGCACCTGTTCGCCGCCACCGGTGCGACGAAGTGGGGAGCCCAACCCGACGTCTGGCCGTGGACGGTCGGCTTCCAGCCGGCCTACTCGCTGGAGTCGACCGCCCTCGTGCAGCACCTTGAGCAGGCGGACCCCGACGCCACCGTGGCGATCCTGTACCAGAACGACGACTACGGCAAGGACTTCCTCGCCGGATTCGAGTGGGCTGTCGAGCAGTCCGACTCGAACATCAAGATCGTGGCGAAGGAGTCGTACGAGACGGCCGACGCGAGCGTCGACTCCCAGATGGCCCGCCTCGCCGCCAGCAACGCCACCGTCGCCAACCTGATCACCACGCCGAAGTTCGCGGCACAGGCACTGGTCAACCTTGCCCAGTCGAGCTGGGATCCGCAGACCACCCTGCTGCCCAGCCCATCCGCGTCAATCTCGGCGACGATCGAACCGGCCGGCTTCGACAAGGCCCAAGGTGTCATCACTGCGCTCTACTTCAAGGACCCTGCCGATCCGCAGTGGGAGGCCGACGAGGGGATGCGCGAGTACAAGGACATCCTGACCAACTACGGATCCGTGCAGAACCTCAGCGAGAACATGCCGGTGCACGGTTTCATGCACTTCTACGCCCTGGTGGAGGCGCTGAAACTGATGGAGGAGCCCACCCGCCAGGGGCTGATGGACGCCGCCCTGAGCATGTCCAACATCCAGCACCCGATGCTGATCCCGGGCAGCAGCATCAACACCACTCCCGACCACCGATTTCCCGTGGAATCCCTGCAACTCATGAGGTTCGAGGGGGAGAAGTGGGTCTCTCTCGGCGGGCCTCTCAATCTGCAGGGCCGCACGCCGAAACTCACCGTCGAACAGCTTTCCGGTCAGTAG
- a CDS encoding ABC transporter ATP-binding protein gives MTDQLLARRSEPEAGKNILLEVCDVGIRFGGLRALHDVSFTVGRDQVVGLIGPNGAGKTTLFNVITRAYRADTGSVRFDGVDLLTRPAHQIAQLGVARTFQNLGLVPALDVRGNVLLGANARSRHGVISAGIGFTRTARREREARERTEIVLRDLGLAQVASLRPDALPFGTLKRIELARAIAAEPSLLMLDEPANGLSAAEVDELSDLIRTLRRTYRLTILLVEHNMRMVMDLSDHIVVLNFGQVLAQGTPAEIRSDDAVVSAYLGESSARDGGTS, from the coding sequence ATGACCGACCAGCTGCTCGCCCGACGAAGCGAGCCCGAGGCGGGGAAGAACATCCTGCTAGAGGTCTGCGACGTCGGTATCCGTTTCGGCGGCTTGCGTGCACTGCACGACGTCAGCTTCACCGTGGGCCGCGACCAGGTTGTCGGGCTCATCGGACCGAACGGTGCCGGCAAGACGACGCTGTTCAACGTCATCACGCGGGCCTATCGCGCCGACACCGGATCGGTCCGGTTCGACGGCGTCGATCTGCTGACCCGGCCGGCACACCAGATCGCGCAGCTCGGCGTCGCCCGTACGTTCCAGAATCTGGGACTGGTTCCCGCGCTCGACGTGCGCGGGAACGTGCTGCTCGGCGCCAACGCCCGCAGCCGACACGGCGTGATCAGCGCCGGGATCGGGTTCACTCGTACCGCCCGGCGTGAACGTGAGGCGCGGGAGCGTACCGAGATCGTGCTCCGCGACCTCGGGCTCGCCCAGGTTGCCTCGCTGCGCCCGGACGCCCTGCCGTTCGGCACACTCAAGCGGATCGAGCTGGCTCGTGCCATCGCCGCCGAGCCGTCGCTGCTGATGCTCGACGAACCGGCGAACGGGCTGTCCGCGGCCGAGGTCGACGAGTTGTCCGACCTCATCCGAACGCTGCGGCGGACCTACCGGCTCACCATCCTGCTGGTCGAGCACAACATGCGCATGGTGATGGATCTGTCGGACCACATCGTCGTACTGAACTTCGGACAGGTGCTCGCGCAGGGGACACCGGCCGAGATTCGTAGCGACGACGCCGTCGTGTCGGCTTACCTCGGCGAGTCGTCGGCCCGGGACGGGGGTACGTCATGA
- a CDS encoding ABC transporter ATP-binding protein: protein MTLLELSDVTAGYGGRHAVRDLNVRIAPAGRVAVLGANGAGKSTLLRAISGLIDVTGSIRFNGEEIRGRRPQEIVSRGVAHVPEGRGTFGQLTVEENLTVGAFTRKDGEVAEDIDKVYGYFPVLRERRRQKAAALSGGEQQMLAIGRALMLRPRLLLLDEPSLGLAPRVTADVFAILREIHGDSGVGILVVEQNAELALAFVDHAYVLETGRVVAAATSDELRGDAHLRRAYLGY from the coding sequence ATGACTCTGCTCGAACTCAGCGACGTGACGGCCGGATACGGGGGGCGCCACGCCGTGCGGGACCTCAATGTCCGCATCGCTCCCGCCGGTCGGGTCGCCGTACTCGGCGCGAACGGGGCCGGGAAGTCCACTCTGCTCCGGGCGATCAGCGGACTGATCGACGTCACCGGCTCGATCCGCTTCAACGGCGAGGAGATTCGAGGTCGCCGACCGCAGGAGATCGTATCCCGTGGCGTGGCGCACGTGCCGGAGGGCCGGGGCACGTTCGGCCAGCTGACGGTCGAGGAGAACCTGACGGTCGGCGCCTTCACCCGCAAGGACGGTGAGGTGGCCGAGGACATCGACAAGGTGTACGGCTACTTCCCGGTGCTGCGGGAGCGGCGGCGGCAGAAGGCAGCCGCGCTCAGCGGTGGGGAGCAGCAGATGCTCGCCATCGGCCGAGCGCTCATGCTGCGGCCGAGGCTGCTGCTGCTCGACGAACCGTCGCTCGGCCTCGCCCCCAGGGTGACCGCGGATGTGTTCGCCATCCTCCGGGAGATCCACGGCGATTCGGGCGTCGGGATTCTGGTCGTGGAGCAGAACGCCGAGCTGGCCCTCGCCTTCGTCGACCACGCGTACGTGCTGGAGACCGGGCGGGTCGTCGCCGCCGCCACATCCGACGAGCTGCGTGGCGACGCGCACCTCCGCCGCGCCTACCTGGGGTACTGA
- a CDS encoding branched-chain amino acid ABC transporter permease, giving the protein MATRTSAAPTWGTDMEQLAEQIVSGIGNGAIYASLAVALVLVFRSTGVINLAQGEMAMFSTFVAWQLTAIGLNIWLAFLITVVLSMAAGAGIERVLIRPFRKRDELTIIIVTLGLFLIFNSLAGWIWSYTIRPFPSLLPDGTLDIGPVRTSIATLGTLAIVLAATFLLFLLFQRSKVGLAMRAVVDNGTSSQLVGIPIGAVLSLGWALAAGMGAMSGILIAPKLFLEPHMMFGVLIYSFAAATLGGWDSPIGAVIAGLLVGVGQNLAATYIPWIGSDLTIVFALAIILAVLLVRPAGLLGSKEVARV; this is encoded by the coding sequence GTGGCGACGCGCACCTCCGCCGCGCCTACCTGGGGTACTGACATGGAGCAACTGGCAGAGCAGATAGTGTCCGGGATCGGCAACGGAGCAATCTACGCGTCGCTGGCCGTCGCGCTCGTGCTCGTTTTCCGCTCCACCGGCGTGATCAACCTCGCCCAGGGTGAGATGGCGATGTTCTCCACCTTCGTCGCCTGGCAACTGACCGCGATCGGGCTGAACATCTGGCTCGCCTTTCTGATCACGGTCGTGCTGTCGATGGCGGCCGGCGCCGGGATCGAGCGCGTGCTGATCCGACCGTTCCGCAAGCGCGACGAGCTGACCATCATCATCGTCACACTCGGCCTGTTCCTGATATTCAACAGCCTGGCGGGCTGGATCTGGTCGTACACGATCCGGCCGTTCCCCAGCCTGCTCCCGGATGGAACCCTCGACATCGGGCCGGTACGGACCTCGATCGCCACCCTCGGGACGCTGGCGATCGTGCTCGCGGCAACATTCCTGCTCTTTCTGCTGTTTCAACGCAGCAAGGTGGGCCTGGCCATGCGCGCGGTGGTGGACAACGGCACCTCCAGCCAGCTGGTGGGCATCCCGATCGGCGCGGTGCTCAGTCTCGGCTGGGCGTTGGCTGCGGGAATGGGGGCGATGTCCGGGATTCTGATCGCTCCGAAGCTCTTCCTCGAACCCCACATGATGTTCGGCGTGCTCATCTACTCCTTCGCCGCCGCAACCCTGGGCGGCTGGGACAGTCCGATCGGCGCGGTGATCGCCGGGCTGCTGGTGGGTGTCGGCCAGAATCTCGCCGCCACCTACATCCCGTGGATCGGCTCCGATCTCACGATCGTGTTCGCCCTGGCCATCATCCTGGCCGTCCTGCTGGTGCGCCCGGCCGGACTCCTCGGTTCGAAGGAGGTGGCGCGGGTATGA
- a CDS encoding branched-chain amino acid ABC transporter permease, with protein MSAFPIVVSPRRARHVTRVAVSVVLLVALAIPFFMTAFSVFQVSLILALAIGVLGLNLLVGYGGQVSLGHSFFIAVGGYTSAVLMADHGWNFFATLIPVALFSGGAGLLLGFPALRLRGLYLALATLALALSTGPLLRRFEGLTGGVQGVIVPTPDWLRDSPLGKDASVYYIVLAAMLLVTWLVSRITSGYSGLALAVIKQNEIVARSQGVDTARWKTALFGASGMLAGLGGAFYVLAIGFIAPQSVGVMLSIFLLAGVVMGGLGSVWGALFGAAIVHLLPQYAADVNQGLSGMVFGVAIIAVMFLMPGGFVQLFRTALGKLVQVRDEARSAEEEMGNAGNLADARSG; from the coding sequence ATGAGCGCCTTTCCGATCGTCGTCAGTCCACGTCGGGCGCGCCATGTCACCCGCGTGGCGGTCAGCGTCGTGCTCCTGGTCGCGCTGGCGATTCCGTTCTTCATGACGGCGTTCAGCGTGTTCCAGGTCAGCCTGATTCTCGCCCTGGCGATCGGCGTGCTGGGGCTCAACCTCCTGGTCGGCTACGGCGGGCAGGTCTCGCTCGGACACAGCTTCTTCATCGCCGTGGGTGGATACACCAGTGCGGTACTCATGGCCGACCACGGCTGGAACTTCTTCGCGACGCTCATTCCGGTCGCCCTGTTCTCGGGCGGGGCCGGCCTACTGCTCGGCTTTCCTGCACTGCGGCTGAGGGGTCTGTACCTCGCGCTGGCCACCCTGGCGTTGGCGTTGTCGACCGGGCCGCTGCTGCGGCGCTTCGAGGGGCTGACCGGCGGGGTCCAAGGTGTCATCGTGCCGACTCCTGACTGGCTGCGTGACAGCCCACTGGGCAAGGACGCGAGCGTCTACTACATCGTCCTGGCGGCGATGCTGCTGGTGACCTGGCTGGTATCGCGGATCACCAGCGGTTACAGCGGGCTGGCCCTGGCCGTCATCAAACAGAACGAGATCGTCGCGCGCAGTCAGGGCGTCGACACCGCCCGCTGGAAGACCGCCCTGTTCGGCGCGAGCGGTATGCTCGCCGGCCTCGGTGGTGCCTTCTACGTGCTCGCCATCGGCTTCATCGCGCCACAGTCGGTAGGCGTGATGCTGTCGATCTTCCTACTCGCGGGTGTCGTCATGGGCGGCCTGGGTTCGGTCTGGGGTGCGCTTTTCGGCGCGGCGATCGTGCACCTCCTGCCGCAGTATGCCGCGGATGTCAACCAGGGTCTGTCCGGAATGGTGTTCGGCGTCGCCATCATCGCCGTGATGTTCCTGATGCCCGGTGGCTTCGTTCAGCTGTTCCGAACCGCGCTCGGGAAGCTCGTCCAGGTACGGGACGAGGCGAGATCCGCCGAGGAGGAGATGGGCAATGCCGGCAACCTGGCTGACGCGCGGTCCGGGTGA